A single Lactuca sativa cultivar Salinas chromosome 8, Lsat_Salinas_v11, whole genome shotgun sequence DNA region contains:
- the LOC128128026 gene encoding uncharacterized protein LOC128128026 — protein MGNGSSSCPNNGGLLALLYCHFSHDEIIITDPIKFSFIGPIPEAMLGRISASSNVLQQYRKHSSVGPRELTPTMLRSIEEADKPAKRGKKPDTQKDGLVTKPTKGKTPKKRKTDKAATSQPQPKKQKQPARRLILQSSSGSDSEYVPPMQKNALPSESESESSYEEVSGRGDTPPRSPTPGIPVRSSPLSPPPVTILVSIPPVSPITTSQPSTTIPISTPIFTDTTTTTTTTKPNFTVPNPPSEDDNDEPITKHHLKEVNDKLDELLSSSSSGACSDAALKALFSSVVAERSASLFAAAKAIEASTSQCQQASLANAETVNTSVENLQKTLQSECSNIEVARHAIEEANESFHANVEERLTQLEADLAMENRIMDELDRRTTQLKLQTHKLRTANADIDDLKSEREVIRSSAADVHSILLSNRSKSFELIRNGNNDGQGVREPEGHYEKLVMAIDGSKGRFVGIFGCHLDLVIPDEQVDFREHRGSMKLIQQFINGGNTKRSITVIALRPR, from the exons ATGGGCAATGGATCGTCATCGTGTCCCAATAATGGCGGACTCCTTGCTCTCCTCTATTGCCACTTTTCACACGACGAAATCATCATCACTGATCCAATAAAGTTTTCATTCATCGGACCTATTCCTGAAGCTATGCTCGGTCGTATTTCAGCGTCGAGTAACGTTCTTCAACAATATAGGAAGCATTCATCTGTTGGTCCAAGAGAGCTTACACCGACAATGCTTCGttccattgaagaggctgacaagccagccAAGAGGGGTAAGAAGCCAGACACACAGAAGGATGGACTGGTCACAAAACCAACCAAGGGGAAGACCCCCAAGAAGCGAAAAACTGATAAAGCTGCTACTTCCCAACCTCAACCTAAAAAGCAGAAGCAGCCTGCTAGGagacttattcttcaatcctccaGTGGTTCGGATTCAGAATATGTTCCTCCTATGCAGAAGAACGCACTTCCTTCAGaatctgagagcgaaagctctTATGAAGAGGTTTCAGGCCGAGGTGACACTCCGCCTCGCTCCCCTACTCCAGGAATTCCGGTTCGTTCTTCTCCTCTTTCACCTCCACCTGTTACCATTTTAGTTTCTATCCCTCCTGTCTCTCCAATAACCACCTCTCAACCCTCCACTACAATTCCCATTTCCACTCCtattttcacagatacaaccactaccactaccaccactAAACCAAACTTTACTGTTCCCaatccacct AGCGAGGATGATAACGATGAGCCTATAACAAAACATCATCTCAAGGAAGTAAACGACAAGCTTGATGAActgctttcctcctcttcctctggaGCTTGTTCAGACGCTGCATTAAAAGCCTTATTCTCTTCGGTCGTTGCTGAACGTAGTGCCTCTTTATTTGCTGCAGCCAAGGCTATTGAAGCCTCCACTTCCCAATGTCAACAGGCTTCTCTTGCT AATGCTGAAACTGTCAACACTTCAGTAGAGAATCTTCAAAAGACTCTTCAATCTGAGTGCTCGAACATTGAAGTGGCACGCCATGCCATTGAAGAAGCTAATGAATCGTTCCATGCTAATGTCGAAGAACGTTTAACTCAACTAGAAGCGGACTTAGCTATGGAAAATCGGATTATGGATGAGCTCGACAGACGTACGACCCAACTTAAACTGCAAACACACAAGCTGCGTACTGCtaatgctgatattgatgacctcaagtcagaaagGGAGGTTATCAGGAGTTCTGCTGcagatgttcactccatccttct atctaatcgatctaagagttttgaactcatcagAAATGGTAATAATGATGG ACAAGGAGTTAGAGAGCCTGAAGGGCATTACGagaaactcgtaatggccatcgaTGGTTCTAAAGGCCGTTTTGTGGGTATCTTTGGATGCCACCTGGATTTGGTGATACCCGATGAGCAAGTCGATTTTAGAGAACACCGAGGCTCCATGAAGCTCATCCAACAATTCATCAACGGTGGGAATACGAAACGGTCCATCACTGTAATAGCATTGAGACCGCGATAA